Proteins encoded in a region of the Haloglomus salinum genome:
- a CDS encoding FtsX-like permease family protein — translation MSYRRALLTRWSRRDRLAVLVVAVTVAFLVGTTLLVFAAGAQTATLAAQFDSPGSVTAHESPAAAAASDPDAVVLPLGHANGTTVVGIPENASVGGVALRDAVPPEWQVVTPDEVRSPRTALAVHPDGRSVDTREGANATGVDGAIAAAVPNEGVPLLSALAFFVAGTQQALVVVGVAAACGGLLVGVTTYSVTRMSVRDRRPTIRVVRATGGRPRTVLGLFAVRAGLLTAVGVALGYAVGVIATNAAVNVAVAAGLPTSLAVQVSPRAVRVLVPLFAALIGVGIGSGVIASWSAARASPGSLTDPMSGRSAADAGSSLVTRLRAAARPRILGWRPLVPTAATLTAFVLFVGLAAGLAGVAAPIAGGAGPLDGLVDSGTAVETTTIVQPGSTHPVSSKLPAGYADALRARGANASPEILLFEVVDGQPVPARGANYTAFSRVTDADLVTGRAPRNASEAVIGADAAATLDLGVGDQLLLGGSTQPAVTQVRLVGTFEAAGPFDDQVVVPLATARSLTSVREGQANLIRVTDLPAVEPGTGSGIGVTGLSTPSRVPAEGQLRVDVTVRNDAPAEGTEQVAVTYRGTTRTIEVTLAPLRSTTRTVTFSAGAAGTATVQAGGARRDVTVVPRDALALEGVPGRAPPRSEPLVRVVNASGAPTRATLTVTNGSWNRSVSTGGNGRTRLPLPATSGTYTVRATAEGASTTETTLVVSRNATRDVSTRLTVRPDAPSTLVRPTATLRLSNPWNRTLTRRVQLTGPGVTLDRELQLTPGQRTALDGRLSRQPPGEYTVTASVGSGVDATALNTTYRVTGDDRIVAALATSGRTGTSGIGQAIEVAFGNLGLLVGTLVVLASLMTVGGTTAAFAAAVAARRRTLGVFRATGATPARVARLVLADALRIGVVAALLAVALASVALAGLGVADLLVVFGVRIGFPTPPVLVVCAMGAVLLTLIAAGLALAGALRAPPASLLADAGPEPPSVDDRTPGQVSHPAGENAGVEAIGGDDDD, via the coding sequence ATGAGCTACCGTCGCGCACTTCTCACGCGCTGGTCACGCCGAGACCGACTCGCGGTGCTGGTGGTCGCCGTGACCGTCGCGTTCCTCGTCGGGACGACGCTGCTCGTCTTCGCCGCGGGCGCACAGACCGCCACCCTCGCCGCGCAGTTCGACTCGCCCGGGTCGGTGACGGCCCACGAGTCGCCCGCAGCCGCGGCCGCGAGCGACCCGGACGCCGTCGTGCTGCCGCTCGGCCACGCGAACGGCACGACTGTCGTGGGCATCCCCGAGAACGCCTCCGTCGGGGGCGTGGCGCTCCGCGATGCCGTGCCCCCAGAGTGGCAGGTCGTTACACCAGATGAGGTGAGGTCGCCACGCACGGCGCTGGCCGTCCACCCCGATGGCCGGAGTGTGGATACACGAGAGGGAGCGAACGCGACCGGCGTCGACGGGGCAATCGCCGCAGCCGTTCCGAACGAGGGCGTCCCCCTGCTGTCCGCGCTGGCGTTCTTCGTCGCCGGCACCCAGCAGGCACTCGTCGTCGTCGGCGTGGCCGCAGCGTGTGGAGGACTGCTGGTCGGCGTGACGACCTACAGTGTCACGCGCATGAGCGTCCGGGACCGGCGCCCGACCATCCGCGTGGTGCGGGCCACGGGCGGGCGTCCCCGGACGGTCCTCGGCCTGTTCGCGGTACGGGCCGGCCTGCTGACCGCTGTCGGCGTGGCGCTGGGCTACGCGGTCGGCGTCATCGCGACGAATGCGGCCGTGAACGTCGCCGTCGCGGCCGGCCTGCCCACCTCGCTCGCCGTGCAGGTGTCACCACGAGCGGTCCGGGTGCTGGTGCCGCTGTTCGCGGCGCTGATCGGCGTCGGAATCGGCAGTGGCGTCATCGCGTCCTGGAGTGCCGCGCGGGCGTCACCCGGGAGCCTGACCGACCCCATGAGCGGGCGGTCCGCTGCGGATGCCGGCTCGAGTCTCGTGACGCGGCTCCGCGCGGCCGCCCGGCCCCGGATTCTGGGCTGGCGGCCGCTCGTTCCGACCGCGGCGACACTGACGGCGTTCGTCCTGTTCGTCGGACTCGCCGCGGGGCTGGCCGGCGTCGCCGCACCGATCGCGGGCGGCGCGGGACCGCTCGACGGCCTGGTCGACAGCGGAACCGCCGTCGAGACGACGACCATCGTCCAGCCCGGGAGCACCCACCCGGTGAGTAGCAAGTTGCCGGCCGGCTACGCCGACGCGCTCCGGGCACGCGGCGCGAATGCGAGTCCGGAAATCCTCCTGTTCGAGGTCGTCGACGGCCAGCCCGTGCCGGCACGCGGGGCGAACTACACTGCCTTCTCACGGGTGACAGACGCCGACCTCGTCACAGGTCGTGCGCCGCGGAACGCCTCGGAAGCCGTCATCGGCGCCGACGCAGCCGCCACGCTCGACCTCGGTGTCGGCGACCAGCTGCTCCTGGGCGGGAGTACCCAGCCCGCAGTCACGCAGGTCCGGCTGGTCGGGACGTTCGAGGCCGCGGGCCCGTTCGACGACCAGGTCGTGGTCCCGCTGGCGACGGCGCGGTCGCTGACCAGCGTCCGCGAGGGGCAGGCGAACCTCATCCGGGTGACCGACCTCCCGGCTGTGGAGCCGGGCACCGGGAGCGGCATCGGTGTCACCGGGCTCTCGACACCCAGTCGGGTGCCTGCCGAGGGACAGCTCCGGGTCGACGTGACCGTTCGAAACGACGCGCCCGCAGAGGGAACCGAGCAGGTCGCCGTCACGTATCGTGGCACGACACGGACCATCGAGGTGACGCTAGCGCCGTTACGCTCGACGACGCGGACCGTGACCTTCTCCGCGGGCGCGGCCGGAACCGCTACCGTGCAGGCAGGTGGCGCCAGACGGGATGTGACGGTCGTGCCCCGCGATGCACTCGCACTCGAGGGCGTCCCCGGGCGGGCACCACCTCGGTCGGAACCACTGGTCCGGGTGGTCAACGCCTCTGGCGCGCCGACGCGAGCGACGCTGACGGTCACGAACGGGTCGTGGAACCGGTCGGTTTCGACGGGGGGCAACGGTCGTACGCGTCTCCCGCTGCCTGCCACGTCCGGCACGTACACTGTGCGGGCGACTGCAGAGGGAGCGTCGACCACGGAGACGACCCTCGTCGTCTCCCGGAACGCGACCCGAGATGTGAGTACCCGGCTGACAGTCCGCCCCGACGCGCCAAGCACGCTCGTCCGGCCGACGGCGACACTGCGGCTGTCGAACCCGTGGAACCGGACGCTGACGCGCCGGGTACAGTTGACCGGCCCCGGTGTCACCCTCGACCGGGAGCTGCAGCTGACACCCGGACAACGGACGGCGCTCGACGGCCGCCTGAGCAGACAGCCTCCGGGTGAGTACACCGTCACCGCGAGCGTCGGCAGCGGTGTGGATGCGACCGCACTGAACACGACCTACCGGGTGACCGGCGACGACCGCATCGTCGCGGCGCTGGCCACCAGCGGCCGGACGGGGACGAGCGGTATCGGACAGGCCATCGAGGTCGCGTTCGGGAACCTCGGGCTGCTCGTCGGGACGCTGGTCGTCCTGGCGTCGCTGATGACCGTCGGCGGGACCACCGCCGCGTTCGCGGCCGCTGTCGCTGCCCGCCGGCGAACGCTCGGTGTCTTCCGGGCGACGGGGGCGACACCCGCTCGTGTCGCGCGGCTGGTGCTGGCCGACGCGCTCCGGATCGGTGTCGTAGCCGCTCTGCTGGCGGTCGCGCTGGCATCGGTCGCGCTTGCCGGACTCGGTGTCGCGGACCTCCTCGTCGTCTTCGGCGTCCGCATCGGGTTCCCGACGCCGCCCGTGCTGGTTGTCTGTGCCATGGGTGCGGTACTGCTGACTCTGATCGCTGCCGGCCTCGCGTTGGCCGGTGCGCTCCGGGCGCCGCCGGCTTCCCTGCTCGCCGATGCTGGGCCGGAGCCCCCCAGCGTGGACGACCGGACTCCTGGCCAGGTATCCCACCCAGCCGGTGAGAACGCCGGCGTCGAGGCCATCGGAGGTGACGACGATGACTGA
- a CDS encoding ABC transporter permease, producing the protein MSPDGDSEGDESPAPSWLPGTRARAAVGISLSQVRHYRVRSVLSVVGIALGVVLVVSLAGLGYGLTTTGDEAIDYLDHDLWATSGQVELNPAGIGGVANPIPQAHRTTEEFESNERVRDAQALAFQTVYVSDSPSNFDTIAGVGLTGNGSRVVGGGGFSTGDVHYANGSYDGPMTHEIFIDERTAERYDVGVNDTLYVGGTIYQAERNEFRIVGVTRSFSRFLGVPTVAMHLSELHEVSGTTGSDRASIVGVSLAEGYGTERSQRALEREYADFDFRTNDEQVGAIIGRQASVLAGAGTLVLLAVVAGIALVLNTLALVVYHQREALAAMKAVGMRGRTLGVMVGTQGVLFGLVGGAVGCLLVPPLVSVVNGFVADLTGFTELIKTPLWLYGVGLGLALSMGTLGSLVAGWRAASIDPLAVLSRQ; encoded by the coding sequence ATGAGCCCCGACGGCGATTCCGAGGGGGACGAATCACCAGCCCCGTCGTGGCTTCCCGGGACGCGGGCCCGCGCTGCGGTGGGTATCTCGCTGTCACAGGTCCGGCACTACCGCGTCCGGTCGGTGCTGTCGGTGGTCGGTATCGCGCTGGGGGTGGTGCTGGTCGTCTCGCTTGCGGGGCTGGGCTACGGCCTGACGACGACCGGTGACGAGGCAATCGACTACCTCGACCACGACCTCTGGGCGACGAGTGGCCAGGTGGAGCTGAATCCGGCCGGTATCGGTGGCGTCGCCAACCCAATCCCGCAGGCCCATCGGACGACCGAGGAGTTCGAATCGAACGAACGGGTCCGGGACGCACAGGCATTGGCATTCCAGACGGTGTACGTGAGCGATAGCCCGTCGAACTTCGATACTATCGCCGGTGTCGGGTTGACCGGGAACGGCTCGCGAGTCGTCGGTGGGGGCGGGTTCTCCACCGGCGATGTCCACTACGCCAACGGGAGCTACGACGGGCCGATGACCCACGAGATATTCATCGACGAGCGGACCGCCGAGCGGTACGACGTGGGAGTCAACGACACGCTGTACGTCGGCGGCACCATCTACCAGGCCGAACGCAACGAGTTCCGCATCGTCGGGGTGACGCGCTCGTTCTCGCGGTTCCTCGGCGTCCCGACGGTCGCGATGCATCTGAGCGAGCTGCACGAGGTCTCGGGAACGACCGGGAGCGACCGCGCCAGCATCGTCGGCGTCAGTCTCGCCGAGGGGTACGGGACCGAACGCTCACAGCGAGCACTGGAACGGGAGTACGCTGACTTCGACTTCCGGACCAACGACGAACAGGTGGGCGCCATCATCGGCCGGCAGGCCTCCGTGCTGGCCGGGGCGGGGACGCTCGTCCTGCTCGCGGTCGTCGCCGGTATCGCGCTGGTGCTGAACACGCTCGCGCTCGTCGTCTACCACCAGCGCGAGGCGCTCGCCGCGATGAAGGCCGTCGGGATGCGCGGCCGCACGCTGGGCGTGATGGTCGGGACACAGGGGGTCCTGTTCGGCCTCGTCGGCGGCGCCGTCGGCTGTCTGCTCGTCCCGCCGCTCGTCAGCGTGGTCAACGGCTTCGTGGCCGACCTGACGGGGTTCACGGAGCTCATCAAGACGCCGCTCTGGCTCTATGGCGTGGGGCTGGGGCTGGCGCTCTCGATGGGAACGCTCGGCTCGCTCGTCGCCGGCTGGCGGGCCGCGAGCATCGACCCGCTGGCTGTCCTCTCTCGACAATGA
- a CDS encoding ABC transporter ATP-binding protein codes for MSEPSETVSPPPSADTDPPAVCRSVRREYRRGDSGPTVTALDDVSLAVEAGELVAVVGASGSGKSTLLHLLAALDTPTAGSVSIAGTDTESVGRRGRTRLRRQHIGIVFQRMHLFPSLTARSNVALPLVEAGIGRRARHQRADELLERVGLGDRLDHRPDELSGGERQRVAVARALVLDPALVIADEPTGELDTATGERVLELFREAAGDRAVVVASHDDAVAEAADRVIELRDGRRVDGADGDRGPTDE; via the coding sequence ATGTCAGAGCCCTCCGAAACGGTCTCCCCTCCTCCATCCGCCGACACCGACCCGCCGGCCGTCTGTCGCTCGGTGCGCCGCGAGTACCGCCGCGGCGACAGCGGGCCGACGGTCACGGCGCTGGACGATGTCTCGCTCGCCGTCGAAGCCGGTGAACTCGTCGCCGTCGTCGGTGCGAGCGGGAGCGGCAAGTCGACGCTGTTGCACCTTCTCGCCGCGCTCGATACGCCGACCGCCGGCAGTGTCAGCATCGCCGGCACGGACACGGAATCGGTCGGTCGACGCGGCCGGACACGCCTCCGACGCCAGCATATCGGCATCGTGTTCCAGCGGATGCACCTGTTCCCGTCGCTGACCGCCCGCTCGAACGTCGCGCTGCCGCTCGTCGAGGCCGGCATCGGTCGGCGAGCACGCCACCAGCGGGCTGACGAGTTGCTCGAACGCGTGGGGCTGGGCGACCGGCTGGACCACCGGCCCGACGAACTCTCCGGCGGTGAGCGACAGCGTGTCGCCGTGGCCCGGGCGCTGGTGCTGGACCCGGCGCTCGTCATCGCCGACGAGCCGACGGGGGAACTGGACACCGCGACCGGCGAGCGGGTGCTGGAGCTGTTCCGCGAGGCCGCTGGCGACCGCGCGGTCGTGGTCGCTTCCCACGACGACGCCGTGGCCGAGGCCGCCGACCGCGTCATAGAGCTACGCGATGGGCGCCGCGTGGACGGCGCCGACGGTGATCGGGGTCCGACGGATGAGTGA
- a CDS encoding PGF-pre-PGF domain-containing protein: protein MSRLRAVTLSFLLLVSALAGVLAFGAGHVAAAPSGGDTLVVDPNPGTACGVPGVTDSEEYLNIQNAVGNAQTDDTVLVCSGTYTEPVTIDESITIVTYEDGVKMVGNTPTAPTDYSTAFDVQAADVTIGAGAQAGNEGFTITGYTGTGISASGVTGLTVNHSDIGEFDGGSTTGIDVASSGDVAIRNNLVGNVDTGIKLSSTSSSGTTEITDNKIGEVTDGIILSDPTDVTVKKNGIVSYERGIDISAPTSISGVTITENLLNGKDDEGSDSVDSTAIEFSGSTYSGGDPGTEANVYLNLIQNNTQGVYLTTSSGDFNPSGIRLAFNFFQDGTSDSTTLTAVDSELSSEFVARQNYFADDSGPSGIGPGTGQGITGNVAFDPWLGKSNVCSGSQFTSAFDSLSSELDNYPTEIRGVSVEAALPTCVWNRAGLPLRGTTGSAATSAPIPTISVKQQGGTAVEINKNKLTVYQKGQPLTLEYSNVDGADTTDRSGTAQLLILEGVSSTSQSDLLTGGSFDNATGTVTLQTDATNTKLYGSSLTIQSDGTFATNPTYNPPSSGPVAFVLVQPQFGEGLTDPDTTDNEVKVQGGIDIIGTTVVPVQEAQGSATPTSSTVTAGDPVEFTLDSGLTGPEDTTHAIAVYDRDAVSDAFVDVILDSGVTLDDVLSQSVSTSDVTVKTSIRAISGTTNFEEPISVDETLYGQTLDLTLDGISEGEQSLLGPEYVKPKSVTTVVNASGKSISASPGSTPTVQVATDENFATGTYQFVYLAQQGEGYGSFSTATGTLTIEAPDTGGDDGDDEDEDDGDGDGGGGGGGGGGAAPAQPSSPFVVVDTSVSPDRIAPGNTTTVTVTVRNNRSNAALLEQKIAVRVRGDRRATRTISLAAGETRTLEIPLTFTEAGRFPVRVNGQSAGLVTVLPQDVEDRSSSRVFDQNSRKPGVQVRFPRTSVREITFPEAAEGRANVDQLNRVPRGTPQPPGLSVRTLDITVPEQLRDQGATIQFEVERSQLADLGADAETIRMYRFNDGEWQPLDTTLVRESSGTLIYESETPGFSLFAVTGQEATPVTPTPTPVTPTPETPTATPTPETPTDTPSPTGPTETSPPGDGGDNTAILLGALILLLLIAGAGAALYLAREDEDGNTGGA from the coding sequence ATGTCTCGTCTGAGAGCAGTTACGCTATCCTTCCTGCTGCTCGTGTCCGCGCTCGCGGGGGTGCTCGCGTTCGGTGCGGGCCACGTGGCGGCCGCACCGAGTGGGGGGGATACACTGGTTGTTGATCCGAACCCCGGAACAGCATGTGGCGTACCAGGCGTCACTGATTCCGAAGAGTACCTCAACATCCAGAATGCCGTCGGGAACGCGCAAACTGATGACACGGTGCTCGTCTGCAGTGGAACGTACACCGAACCGGTGACCATCGACGAGTCGATCACCATCGTCACCTACGAGGACGGGGTGAAGATGGTCGGGAACACGCCGACCGCACCGACGGACTACTCTACGGCGTTCGACGTGCAGGCCGCCGACGTGACCATCGGTGCCGGCGCACAGGCTGGGAACGAGGGCTTCACCATCACCGGCTACACCGGCACCGGCATCTCTGCCAGCGGTGTGACTGGACTCACAGTTAACCACTCGGACATCGGTGAATTCGACGGAGGCAGCACCACCGGTATCGACGTGGCGAGTTCCGGTGATGTCGCAATCAGGAACAACCTCGTTGGAAACGTCGACACGGGAATCAAACTGTCGAGCACCAGCAGTTCCGGCACGACCGAGATTACCGACAACAAGATCGGCGAGGTCACGGACGGTATCATCCTCTCCGACCCCACTGATGTAACTGTCAAGAAGAACGGAATCGTCAGTTACGAACGCGGTATCGATATTTCGGCTCCAACTAGCATCAGCGGCGTAACCATCACGGAGAACCTCCTCAACGGGAAAGACGATGAGGGGTCAGATTCTGTTGATTCAACCGCAATCGAATTCAGTGGGTCCACCTACAGCGGCGGTGACCCCGGGACCGAGGCCAACGTCTACCTCAATCTTATACAGAACAATACCCAGGGCGTCTACCTTACGACAAGCAGCGGAGATTTCAATCCGAGCGGTATCCGGCTCGCATTCAACTTCTTCCAGGACGGGACCTCGGATTCGACGACGCTGACAGCAGTCGATAGCGAACTGTCGTCTGAGTTCGTCGCCCGCCAGAACTACTTTGCCGACGACAGTGGTCCCAGTGGAATTGGGCCAGGAACCGGGCAGGGGATTACGGGCAATGTCGCCTTCGACCCGTGGCTCGGCAAGTCGAACGTCTGCAGCGGGAGCCAGTTCACGAGCGCGTTCGACTCGCTCTCCTCGGAACTGGACAACTATCCCACGGAGATCCGCGGGGTCTCGGTCGAGGCAGCGCTCCCGACCTGTGTGTGGAACCGGGCAGGGTTGCCCCTTCGTGGAACGACCGGCTCGGCGGCGACCAGTGCTCCGATTCCGACCATCTCCGTCAAGCAGCAAGGTGGGACTGCTGTGGAGATCAACAAGAACAAGCTGACCGTCTATCAGAAGGGTCAGCCCCTTACGCTCGAATATTCCAACGTTGACGGTGCGGATACCACCGACCGCTCCGGCACAGCCCAGCTGCTGATTCTCGAGGGCGTCAGCTCGACGAGCCAGTCCGACCTGTTGACCGGAGGGTCCTTCGACAACGCGACGGGCACCGTGACGCTGCAGACCGACGCGACGAACACGAAGCTGTACGGGAGCTCTCTCACGATCCAGTCTGACGGCACGTTCGCCACCAACCCGACGTACAACCCGCCATCGTCGGGCCCAGTCGCGTTCGTTCTGGTTCAGCCACAGTTCGGTGAGGGGCTGACCGACCCGGACACGACCGACAACGAGGTCAAGGTTCAGGGCGGTATCGATATCATCGGCACGACGGTCGTTCCCGTACAGGAGGCGCAGGGGAGCGCCACACCGACATCGTCGACGGTGACTGCTGGTGACCCGGTCGAGTTCACGCTCGACTCGGGGCTCACGGGGCCCGAGGATACGACCCACGCAATCGCCGTCTACGACCGTGACGCGGTCAGTGACGCGTTCGTGGATGTCATCCTCGACTCGGGTGTCACACTCGATGACGTGCTCTCGCAGTCGGTCTCAACGTCCGATGTGACGGTCAAAACCAGCATCCGAGCGATCAGCGGGACCACCAACTTCGAGGAACCGATATCGGTCGACGAGACGTTGTACGGGCAGACGCTCGATCTCACGCTCGACGGGATTTCGGAGGGAGAGCAGTCGCTGCTCGGTCCGGAGTACGTCAAGCCGAAGTCGGTGACCACCGTGGTGAACGCGTCGGGGAAGTCGATTTCAGCCTCCCCAGGTTCGACCCCGACCGTCCAGGTTGCCACGGACGAGAACTTCGCAACCGGGACGTACCAGTTCGTCTACCTCGCCCAGCAGGGCGAGGGGTACGGGAGTTTCAGTACGGCCACGGGAACCCTGACCATCGAAGCGCCGGACACCGGTGGCGACGATGGCGATGATGAAGACGAAGACGATGGCGACGGCGACGGCGGCGGTGGCGGCGGTGGGGGAGGCGGTGCTGCCCCCGCTCAACCCAGCTCACCATTCGTCGTGGTCGACACCTCGGTGAGCCCGGACCGGATCGCACCGGGGAACACCACCACGGTGACGGTGACCGTGCGGAACAACCGGAGCAACGCGGCGCTGCTGGAGCAGAAAATCGCCGTCAGGGTCAGGGGCGACCGGCGGGCGACCAGAACGATCTCCCTCGCCGCCGGGGAAACCAGGACCCTCGAGATCCCGCTGACGTTCACCGAGGCGGGCCGCTTCCCGGTGCGTGTCAACGGGCAGTCCGCCGGACTCGTGACGGTCCTCCCGCAGGACGTCGAGGACCGGAGTTCCTCGCGCGTCTTCGACCAGAACAGTCGCAAACCCGGCGTACAGGTTCGGTTCCCGAGAACATCGGTCCGAGAGATCACGTTCCCCGAGGCCGCCGAAGGCCGCGCGAACGTCGACCAGCTCAACCGGGTTCCGCGTGGGACGCCGCAGCCCCCGGGCCTCTCTGTGCGGACGCTGGATATCACCGTGCCCGAACAACTCCGTGACCAGGGCGCCACCATCCAGTTCGAGGTCGAGCGGTCACAGCTCGCCGACCTCGGCGCCGACGCCGAGACCATCCGGATGTACCGCTTCAACGACGGCGAGTGGCAGCCGCTCGACACCACGCTCGTCCGCGAGTCCAGCGGGACGCTGATCTACGAGTCCGAGACGCCGGGCTTCTCGCTGTTCGCCGTGACGGGACAGGAGGCGACGCCTGTCACGCCGACCCCGACACCCGTCACGCCGACGCCCGAGACGCCGACGGCGACCCCGACGCCCGAGACGCCGACGGACACCCCCTCGCCCACAGGGCCGACGGAGACGTCGCCGCCCGGTGACGGTGGCGACAACACGGCAATCCTGCTCGGAGCGCTCATCCTGCTCCTGCTGATCGCCGGTGCGGGTGCCGCGCTCTACCTCGCCCGCGAGGACGAGGACGGGAACACCGGCGGGGCATAG